The proteins below come from a single Panicum hallii strain FIL2 chromosome 7, PHallii_v3.1, whole genome shotgun sequence genomic window:
- the LOC112900601 gene encoding putative B3 domain-containing protein Os04g0347400, with the protein MASSPSAVGARAAAKQLKALMPPSFHKLRISDELAGCFDAGGGGGGGAQGPTALVVSPFGKVWRVEVGRDGDGAFLGRGWPEFLAAHGVGVGWFVVLRHAGRGALTFKAFDTSFCIKEFAAPAAVMASRSSKGVSCKPQFIRIVYPNLTEKMIIPARFVKHYVTEEYLNSRTAVIFSPLGKFWQIELENNPSGMFFAGGWSQFLEFHGISKGDVLLLRYEGNMVFKVKAFGLNGHQKDFKNQDAGILLNVEMQQESLSPIRKRKNNDEKSSSKENKRPKSSVTYLNTKLPLKKPDYQIGPSSWIRKEINTYALECLLPLSIKFCRGIGFQNTCTITLKTEIDSTRSWKVHGATYKTYGCILGYGWKSFCQENRIKTGDLCTFNIMETTLWHVTIKRSPASADTKKQKESPCSSNKEHETK; encoded by the exons ATGGCATCATCGCCAAGCGCCGTcggcgcgcgcgccgcggccAAGCAACTCAAGGCGTTGATGCCTCCGTCCTTCCACAAGCTG CGGATTTCCGACGAGCTCGCCGGGTGCttcgacgccggcggcggcggaggcggaggggcgcaGGGGCCTACGGCCCTCGTGGTCAGCCCTTTCGGAAAGGTGTGGCGAGTGGAGGTCggccgcgacggcgacggcgcgtTCCTGGGGCGCGGGTGGCCGGAGTTCTTGGCCGCGCACGGCGTAGGCGTCGGCTGGTTCGTCGTGCTCCGCCACGCGGGCCGTGGCGCGCTCACCTTCAAGGCGTTCGACACCAGCTTCTGCATCAAGGAGTTCGCAGCTCCGGCTGCAG TTATGGCATCTAGAAGCAGCAAAGGGGTTTCCTGTAAGCCACAGTTCATCAGGATTGTTTACCCCAATTTGACAGAGAAGATG ATAATCCCTGCTAGGTTTGTGAAGCATTATGTCACTGAGGAGTACCTGAATAGTCGAACAGCTGTCATTTTCAGCCCCCTTGGCAAATTCTGGCAGATTGAACTTGAGAACAATCCATCAGGCATGTTCTTCGCAGGTGGCTGGTCACAGTTTCTGGAGTTTCATGGAATATCCAAAGGTGACGTTTTGCTCTTGAGATATGAAGGGAACATGGTTTTCAAAGTCAAAGCATTCGGGCTCAATGGACACCAGAAAGATTTCAAGAACCAGGATGCTGGAATTCTACTAA ATGTTGAAATGCAACAAGAATCACTTTCTCCCATCAGGAAACGTAAAAACAATGATGAGAAGTCAAGCAGTAAAGAAAATAAGAGGCCAAAAAGTTCAGTGACATACTTGAACACGAAACTGCCACTGAAGAAACCTGACTATCAGATTGGGCCATCATCTTGGATAAGGAAAGAGATCAACACATACGCGCTCGAGTGCCTTCTA CCATTGTCGATAAAGTTCTGCCGCGGGATTGGGTTCCAGAATACTTGCACAATCACGCTAAAGACAGAAATAGACAGCACCAGGTCATGGAAGGTTCATGGTGCCACATACAAGACCTACGGCTGCATTCTAGGATATGGATGGAAAAGCTTCTGCCAAGAGAACAGGATCAAGACAGGCGACCTGTGCACTTTCAACATCATGGAGACTACGCTATGGCATGTCACTATCAAGCGCT CACCAGCATCAGCAGATACGAAAAAGCAAAAGGAGTCACCTTGCTCATCCAACAAGGAACATGAGACTAAGTAG
- the LOC112900414 gene encoding putative B3 domain-containing protein Os04g0347400 isoform X3 encodes MASSAGRGGAEIKHPRVLLPFTCDSLRIPDELAEGIGAGEALVVGPASGTAKHWRVEVGWDGDGAFLGRGWPEFADACGVEAGWLLVLRHRGQGLLTVKAFDANCCLRELPAPSPPAVGATASSKDASRKPQFIRVHSRDFMEKLLIPAEFVQQYLSDENLNNRAWSQFLVFHYITEADALLLRYEGNMVFTVKVFGLDGYQRDSKHKETRAKQVSTSADIEEQERQEAPSFSIQKHCKNKVPGSAGEKKPKGIVTPINEESSWMKPVYEIGPPLFVKKQINANTLKELALAKPFCDAIGLHGPCIIITLKTSMSNTESWKVHAVQRKDMGYRLLQGWRLFCSDNSIELGDICTFTVIETTVWDVIATRCKETINHLCNETPSASSRKHNTMNNESSNKGEKRPKVSMTALNKTSPRGCVFEIGPPAWIKKEINSTTVENRLYLPPVFCEAIGILKPCTVTLKTSMSCTRSWQARVAPYDGSSHHVSGPGWRQFCRENRIKVGEICTINIFKTTLWHVIISSPE; translated from the exons ATGGCGTCGTCcgccggccgtggcggcgccgaGATCAAGCACCCTAGGGTGCTGCTGCCCTTCACCTGCGACAGCCTG CGCATCCCTGACGAGCTCGCCGAGGGGATCGGCGCCGGGGAGGCCCTCGTCGTCGGCCCGGCCAGCGGAACGGCCAAGCACTGGCGCGTCGAGGTCGGgtgggacggcgacggcgcgtTCCTGGGGCGCGGGTGGCCGGAGTTCGCGGACGCGTGTGGTGTCGAAGCGGGGTGGCTGCTGGTCCTCCGCCACCGCGGCCAAGGCCTCCTCACCGTCAAGGCGTTCGATGCCAACTGCTGCCTCAGGGAGCTCCCCGCTCCCTCTCCGCCTGCAG TTGGAGCAACCGCGAGCAGCAAAGATGCCTCCCGGAAGCCACAGTTCATCAGGGTGCATTCGAGAGATTTCATGGAAAAGCTG CTAATACCTGCTGAGTTTGTGCAACAATATCTCTCCGATGAGAACTTGAACAATC GTGCCTGGTCACAGTTTCTGGTGTTTCATTACATCACTGAAGCTGATGCTCTGCTGTTGAGGTATGAGGGCAACATGGTGTTTACAGTCAAAGTGTTTGGTCTTGATGGATACCAGAGAGACTCCAAGCACAAGGAAACCAGAGCTAAACAAG TATCAACATCAGCAGACATTGAAGAGCAGGAGCGGCAGGAAGCACCATCTTTTTCCATTCAAAAGCATTGCAAGAACAAAGTGCCAGGTAGTGCTGGTGAAAAGAAACCAAAAGGGATCGTGACTCCTATAAATGAGGAGTCATCATGGATGAAACCTGTTTATGAGATTGGACCGCCATTATTTGTAAAGAAGCAGATCAATGCCAACACACTTAAGGAACTC GCTTTGGCAAAACCTTTCTGTGATGCAATTGGGTTGCACGGACCTTGCATAATAATCACCCTCAAGACCTCAATGAGCAATACCGAATCCTGGAAGGTGCATGCTGTTCAACGCAAGGATATGGGCTACAGGCTCCTACAGGGTTGGAGGTTGTTCTGCTCGGATAACAGTATCGAGCTAGGCGACATCTGCACCTTCACTGTCATCGAGACCACAGTGTGGGACGTCATTGCCACTCGTTGTAAGGAAACAATAAATCATCTCTGCAAT GAAACCCCATCTGCTTCCAGTAGGAAGCATAATACGATGAACAACGAGTCAAGTAATAAAGGTGAAAAGAGACCAAAAGTCTCAATGACTGCTTTGAATAAGACATCACCTAGGGGATGTGTCTTTGAAATTGGGCCACCCGCTTGGATAAAGAAGGAGATCAACTCTACCACAGTTGAAAATAGACTT TATTTGCCACCGGTCTTCTGTGAGGCgattgggatcttgaaaccttgcactgTCACGCTTAAGACATCGATGAGCTGTACAAGGTCGTGGCAGGCGCGCGTCGCCCCGTACGATGGCAGCAGCCACCATGTTTCAGGGCCAGGCTGGAGGCAGTTCTGCAGGGAGAACAGGATCAAGGTGGGTGAGATCTGCACCATCAACATCTTTAAAACCACCCTGTGGCATGTCATCATCAGTTCGCCAGAGTGA
- the LOC112900414 gene encoding putative B3 domain-containing protein Os04g0347400 isoform X2, with translation MASSAGRGGAEIKHPRVLLPFTCDSLRIPDELAEGIGAGEALVVGPASGTAKHWRVEVGWDGDGAFLGRGWPEFADACGVEAGWLLVLRHRGQGLLTVKAFDANCCLRELPAPSPPAVGATASSKDASRKPQFIRVHSRDFMEKLLIPAEFVQQYLSDENLNNRTAIIFGPLGKVSHIELEKNSSDVFFAGAWSQFLVFHYITEADALLLRYEGNMVFTVKVFGLDGYQRDSKHKETRAKQDIEEQERQEAPSFSIQKHCKNKVPGSAGEKKPKGIVTPINEESSWMKPVYEIGPPLFVKKQINANTLKELALAKPFCDAIGLHGPCIIITLKTSMSNTESWKVHAVQRKDMGYRLLQGWRLFCSDNSIELGDICTFTVIETTVWDVIATRCKETINHLCNETPSASSRKHNTMNNESSNKGEKRPKVSMTALNKTSPRGCVFEIGPPAWIKKEINSTTVENRLYLPPVFCEAIGILKPCTVTLKTSMSCTRSWQARVAPYDGSSHHVSGPGWRQFCRENRIKVGEICTINIFKTTLWHVIISSPE, from the exons ATGGCGTCGTCcgccggccgtggcggcgccgaGATCAAGCACCCTAGGGTGCTGCTGCCCTTCACCTGCGACAGCCTG CGCATCCCTGACGAGCTCGCCGAGGGGATCGGCGCCGGGGAGGCCCTCGTCGTCGGCCCGGCCAGCGGAACGGCCAAGCACTGGCGCGTCGAGGTCGGgtgggacggcgacggcgcgtTCCTGGGGCGCGGGTGGCCGGAGTTCGCGGACGCGTGTGGTGTCGAAGCGGGGTGGCTGCTGGTCCTCCGCCACCGCGGCCAAGGCCTCCTCACCGTCAAGGCGTTCGATGCCAACTGCTGCCTCAGGGAGCTCCCCGCTCCCTCTCCGCCTGCAG TTGGAGCAACCGCGAGCAGCAAAGATGCCTCCCGGAAGCCACAGTTCATCAGGGTGCATTCGAGAGATTTCATGGAAAAGCTG CTAATACCTGCTGAGTTTGTGCAACAATATCTCTCCGATGAGAACTTGAACAATCGTACAGCCATTATTTTCGGCCCCCTCGGCAAAGTTTCTCACATTGAGCTCGAGAAGAATTCGTCAGATGTGTTCTTTGCAGGTGCCTGGTCACAGTTTCTGGTGTTTCATTACATCACTGAAGCTGATGCTCTGCTGTTGAGGTATGAGGGCAACATGGTGTTTACAGTCAAAGTGTTTGGTCTTGATGGATACCAGAGAGACTCCAAGCACAAGGAAACCAGAGCTAAACAAG ACATTGAAGAGCAGGAGCGGCAGGAAGCACCATCTTTTTCCATTCAAAAGCATTGCAAGAACAAAGTGCCAGGTAGTGCTGGTGAAAAGAAACCAAAAGGGATCGTGACTCCTATAAATGAGGAGTCATCATGGATGAAACCTGTTTATGAGATTGGACCGCCATTATTTGTAAAGAAGCAGATCAATGCCAACACACTTAAGGAACTC GCTTTGGCAAAACCTTTCTGTGATGCAATTGGGTTGCACGGACCTTGCATAATAATCACCCTCAAGACCTCAATGAGCAATACCGAATCCTGGAAGGTGCATGCTGTTCAACGCAAGGATATGGGCTACAGGCTCCTACAGGGTTGGAGGTTGTTCTGCTCGGATAACAGTATCGAGCTAGGCGACATCTGCACCTTCACTGTCATCGAGACCACAGTGTGGGACGTCATTGCCACTCGTTGTAAGGAAACAATAAATCATCTCTGCAAT GAAACCCCATCTGCTTCCAGTAGGAAGCATAATACGATGAACAACGAGTCAAGTAATAAAGGTGAAAAGAGACCAAAAGTCTCAATGACTGCTTTGAATAAGACATCACCTAGGGGATGTGTCTTTGAAATTGGGCCACCCGCTTGGATAAAGAAGGAGATCAACTCTACCACAGTTGAAAATAGACTT TATTTGCCACCGGTCTTCTGTGAGGCgattgggatcttgaaaccttgcactgTCACGCTTAAGACATCGATGAGCTGTACAAGGTCGTGGCAGGCGCGCGTCGCCCCGTACGATGGCAGCAGCCACCATGTTTCAGGGCCAGGCTGGAGGCAGTTCTGCAGGGAGAACAGGATCAAGGTGGGTGAGATCTGCACCATCAACATCTTTAAAACCACCCTGTGGCATGTCATCATCAGTTCGCCAGAGTGA
- the LOC112900414 gene encoding putative B3 domain-containing protein Os04g0347400 isoform X1, translating into MASSAGRGGAEIKHPRVLLPFTCDSLRIPDELAEGIGAGEALVVGPASGTAKHWRVEVGWDGDGAFLGRGWPEFADACGVEAGWLLVLRHRGQGLLTVKAFDANCCLRELPAPSPPAVGATASSKDASRKPQFIRVHSRDFMEKLLIPAEFVQQYLSDENLNNRTAIIFGPLGKVSHIELEKNSSDVFFAGAWSQFLVFHYITEADALLLRYEGNMVFTVKVFGLDGYQRDSKHKETRAKQVSTSADIEEQERQEAPSFSIQKHCKNKVPGSAGEKKPKGIVTPINEESSWMKPVYEIGPPLFVKKQINANTLKELALAKPFCDAIGLHGPCIIITLKTSMSNTESWKVHAVQRKDMGYRLLQGWRLFCSDNSIELGDICTFTVIETTVWDVIATRCKETINHLCNETPSASSRKHNTMNNESSNKGEKRPKVSMTALNKTSPRGCVFEIGPPAWIKKEINSTTVENRLYLPPVFCEAIGILKPCTVTLKTSMSCTRSWQARVAPYDGSSHHVSGPGWRQFCRENRIKVGEICTINIFKTTLWHVIISSPE; encoded by the exons ATGGCGTCGTCcgccggccgtggcggcgccgaGATCAAGCACCCTAGGGTGCTGCTGCCCTTCACCTGCGACAGCCTG CGCATCCCTGACGAGCTCGCCGAGGGGATCGGCGCCGGGGAGGCCCTCGTCGTCGGCCCGGCCAGCGGAACGGCCAAGCACTGGCGCGTCGAGGTCGGgtgggacggcgacggcgcgtTCCTGGGGCGCGGGTGGCCGGAGTTCGCGGACGCGTGTGGTGTCGAAGCGGGGTGGCTGCTGGTCCTCCGCCACCGCGGCCAAGGCCTCCTCACCGTCAAGGCGTTCGATGCCAACTGCTGCCTCAGGGAGCTCCCCGCTCCCTCTCCGCCTGCAG TTGGAGCAACCGCGAGCAGCAAAGATGCCTCCCGGAAGCCACAGTTCATCAGGGTGCATTCGAGAGATTTCATGGAAAAGCTG CTAATACCTGCTGAGTTTGTGCAACAATATCTCTCCGATGAGAACTTGAACAATCGTACAGCCATTATTTTCGGCCCCCTCGGCAAAGTTTCTCACATTGAGCTCGAGAAGAATTCGTCAGATGTGTTCTTTGCAGGTGCCTGGTCACAGTTTCTGGTGTTTCATTACATCACTGAAGCTGATGCTCTGCTGTTGAGGTATGAGGGCAACATGGTGTTTACAGTCAAAGTGTTTGGTCTTGATGGATACCAGAGAGACTCCAAGCACAAGGAAACCAGAGCTAAACAAG TATCAACATCAGCAGACATTGAAGAGCAGGAGCGGCAGGAAGCACCATCTTTTTCCATTCAAAAGCATTGCAAGAACAAAGTGCCAGGTAGTGCTGGTGAAAAGAAACCAAAAGGGATCGTGACTCCTATAAATGAGGAGTCATCATGGATGAAACCTGTTTATGAGATTGGACCGCCATTATTTGTAAAGAAGCAGATCAATGCCAACACACTTAAGGAACTC GCTTTGGCAAAACCTTTCTGTGATGCAATTGGGTTGCACGGACCTTGCATAATAATCACCCTCAAGACCTCAATGAGCAATACCGAATCCTGGAAGGTGCATGCTGTTCAACGCAAGGATATGGGCTACAGGCTCCTACAGGGTTGGAGGTTGTTCTGCTCGGATAACAGTATCGAGCTAGGCGACATCTGCACCTTCACTGTCATCGAGACCACAGTGTGGGACGTCATTGCCACTCGTTGTAAGGAAACAATAAATCATCTCTGCAAT GAAACCCCATCTGCTTCCAGTAGGAAGCATAATACGATGAACAACGAGTCAAGTAATAAAGGTGAAAAGAGACCAAAAGTCTCAATGACTGCTTTGAATAAGACATCACCTAGGGGATGTGTCTTTGAAATTGGGCCACCCGCTTGGATAAAGAAGGAGATCAACTCTACCACAGTTGAAAATAGACTT TATTTGCCACCGGTCTTCTGTGAGGCgattgggatcttgaaaccttgcactgTCACGCTTAAGACATCGATGAGCTGTACAAGGTCGTGGCAGGCGCGCGTCGCCCCGTACGATGGCAGCAGCCACCATGTTTCAGGGCCAGGCTGGAGGCAGTTCTGCAGGGAGAACAGGATCAAGGTGGGTGAGATCTGCACCATCAACATCTTTAAAACCACCCTGTGGCATGTCATCATCAGTTCGCCAGAGTGA
- the LOC112901038 gene encoding zinc finger BED domain-containing protein RICESLEEPER 1-like codes for MKVLSISVAHNLGNRCSKEIIEQEGITCKNKPGFDVVTRWNSTMSMLQTALKFRVAFEKLKSEDQKYTYAPSSHEWKKVAILCRLLQFFKDATDIVSGSQYSTSNLYFHEMWKIKLALEQESSIEVAEIAMVLKAMKKKFNKYWNKSYVLLCVPFVFDPRYKLKFIDFLFSESFGTKAKQRFDRVEKLVRELFQAYSCKGKEPNVASMGHLGSTDHEMPSMKTDPWAAWDRQLSHDLRSQMTTELDRYLEENPVPRFGEFDILKRWMGNAAKYPTLACIARDLLAFPASSVASESAFSTSKKIINDFRSSLLPRQ; via the coding sequence ATGAAAGTGTTAAGCATATCTGTGGCTCACAATCTAGGAAACAGATGTTCAAAGGAAATAATTGAACAAGAAGGAATTACATGTAAAAACAAGCCAGGGTTTGATGTTGTTACAAGATGGAACTCAACGATGTCGATGCTTCAAACAGCATTGAAGTTCAGGGTAGCCTTTGAGAAGTTGAAAAGTGAGGATCAAAAGTACACATATGCACCGTCTTCGCATGAGTGGAAGAAGGTTGCGATCCTTTGTAGGCTGCTACAATTCTTTAAGGATGCAACAGACATTGTTTCTGGCAGCCAATATTCTACTTCAAATCTCTATTTCCATGAAATGTGGAAGATCAAGTTAGCTTTGGAGCAAGAGTCCTCGATTGAAGTTGCTGAAATCGCCATGGTGTTAAAGGCAATGAAGAAGAAATTCAACAAATATTGGAACAAGTCATATGTATTACTCTGTGTGCCATTTGTCTTTGACCCAAGGTATAAGCTCAAATTCATAGACTTCCTTTTCAGTGAATCATTTGGAACCAAAGCCAAGCAAAGATTTGATAGGGTGGAAAAACTAGTTCGTGAGTTGTTTCAAGCATATTCTTGTAAAGGAAAAGAGCCAAATGTAGCATCTATGGGCCACTTGGGATCCACCGATCACGAAATGCCTTCCATGAAGACTGATCCATGGGCAGCTTGGGATCGGCAGCTTAGCCATGATCTTCGGTCACAGATGACAACAGAACTGGATAGATATTTGGAAGAGAATCCAGTTCCGCGTTTTGGAGAATTTGACATCTTGAAGAGGTGGATGGGCAATGCAGCCAAGTATCCCACTCTTGCATGTATAGCAAGGGATCTATTGGCCTTTCCAGCATCTTCTGTGGCCTCTGAATCAGCTTTCAGCACCAGCAAAAAAATAATCAACGATTTTCGTAGCAGCTTACTGCCGAGACAGTAG